From one Enterobacter kobei genomic stretch:
- a CDS encoding winged helix-turn-helix domain-containing protein, whose product MQIIVNNWKVEPSLNGLVHRETGEIRRLGEFHFIMLETLVNHAGEVVSRDFLMSEVWKNRVVGNNSLLTAVYALRVALGDDGRVQEIIKTIPKKGYLLNKDFIVLLPDEPSDAPQLLTQPDVQPDEPPTDEPAVSPSEPLAAPAKPRYKKGIIAIAGFLLLAGAVLGWQLYQSRQNTPAPQAASRLTIKEELSAQNDKITLLHLHRTGVNTADAVLSSHIAESLESINALLTTHKATMTIYYYGAVQKMSALLLVKNQCGKEYQLSMEIRNWQQDVKKLGQLIHQETERTVNEMPACP is encoded by the coding sequence ATGCAGATAATCGTTAATAACTGGAAGGTTGAGCCGTCGTTAAACGGCCTCGTGCATCGGGAAACGGGTGAGATCCGCCGCCTGGGTGAATTCCATTTTATTATGCTCGAAACGCTGGTTAATCATGCCGGAGAAGTGGTGTCGCGTGATTTTCTGATGAGCGAAGTATGGAAAAACCGCGTCGTCGGAAATAACAGTTTGCTGACTGCCGTATATGCCTTGCGCGTCGCGCTGGGCGATGATGGCCGGGTGCAGGAAATCATCAAAACCATTCCCAAAAAAGGCTATCTGCTGAACAAAGATTTTATTGTCCTGCTTCCGGATGAGCCGTCTGACGCCCCACAACTCCTTACCCAGCCTGATGTACAGCCGGATGAGCCCCCGACGGATGAACCTGCCGTAAGCCCGTCTGAACCCCTCGCCGCCCCGGCGAAGCCACGTTATAAAAAAGGGATTATCGCCATCGCCGGGTTTTTACTGCTGGCAGGGGCCGTGCTGGGCTGGCAGCTATATCAGTCCCGACAGAACACACCTGCTCCGCAGGCGGCGTCGCGCCTGACAATAAAAGAAGAGTTATCGGCACAAAATGACAAAATAACCTTATTGCATTTGCACCGCACCGGGGTGAATACCGCGGATGCGGTATTGTCGTCGCATATTGCTGAATCGCTGGAAAGCATTAATGCGCTGCTTACGACGCATAAGGCAACGATGACGATTTATTATTACGGGGCGGTACAGAAAATGTCGGCGCTGCTGCTGGTAAAAAATCAATGCGGAAAGGAATATCAACTGTCAATGGAAATTCGCAACTGGCAACAGGATGTTAAAAAACTCGGTCAATTAATTCATCAGGAAACGGAGCGCACTGTTAATGAAATGCCTGCTTGCCCGTAA
- the acuI gene encoding acrylyl-CoA reductase (NADPH), which translates to MFKAIQIDKAEGHYSASLVELDEQALPEGDVTVAVEYSSINYKDALAITGRGPIVRQFPMVPGIDFAGTVTASDSADYAVGDRVLLTGWGVGERHWGGLAGKARVKSEWLTKMPAGADAKQVMAIGTAGFTAMLCVQAVLDHGVKPEDGPVLVTGAGGGVGSCAVIILAAMGYQVVASTGRPQEAGWMREQLGASDIINRDELSAPGKPLQKERWVAAIDTVGSHTLSNVCASVRYDGIVAACGMAQGMDLPATVAPFILRGVTLRGIDSVMVSSAKRPAIWEKACQYLTPAALDKLSAVYPLSEAIEVAEKLLNGQIRGRAVIEI; encoded by the coding sequence ATGTTTAAAGCAATTCAGATCGACAAAGCGGAAGGGCACTATTCAGCATCTCTGGTGGAACTGGACGAGCAGGCGTTGCCGGAAGGGGACGTGACCGTCGCGGTGGAATACTCCTCCATTAACTATAAAGATGCGCTGGCGATCACCGGTCGCGGCCCGATTGTGCGCCAGTTCCCGATGGTGCCGGGCATTGATTTCGCAGGCACAGTGACGGCCAGCGACAGCGCGGACTACGCGGTGGGCGATCGCGTGCTGCTGACCGGCTGGGGCGTGGGCGAGCGTCACTGGGGCGGGCTGGCAGGCAAAGCGCGGGTGAAAAGCGAATGGCTGACGAAAATGCCCGCAGGCGCAGATGCAAAACAGGTGATGGCTATCGGTACGGCGGGATTTACCGCCATGCTGTGCGTACAGGCGGTGCTTGACCATGGCGTTAAGCCGGAAGATGGCCCGGTGCTGGTAACCGGTGCGGGCGGCGGCGTTGGCAGCTGCGCGGTGATCATTCTGGCTGCGATGGGGTATCAGGTGGTGGCGTCAACCGGCCGTCCGCAGGAAGCCGGATGGATGCGTGAACAGCTGGGTGCCAGCGACATCATCAACCGTGATGAACTGAGTGCGCCGGGTAAACCGTTGCAGAAAGAGCGCTGGGTCGCGGCGATTGATACCGTTGGCAGCCACACGCTGAGCAACGTCTGTGCCAGCGTGCGTTATGACGGCATCGTCGCGGCGTGCGGGATGGCGCAGGGCATGGATCTGCCGGCGACCGTCGCCCCTTTCATTCTGCGCGGCGTAACCCTGCGCGGTATCGACAGCGTGATGGTAAGCAGCGCCAAACGTCCGGCGATCTGGGAGAAAGCCTGTCAGTATTTAACGCCTGCGGCGCTGGACAAACTGAGCGCCGTCTATCCGCTGAGTGAGGCGATAGAGGTGGCGGAAAAACTGCTGAACGGACAGATCCGTGGCCGTGCGGTGATTGAGATTTAA
- a CDS encoding flagellar hook-associated protein, whose translation MQVGLQTSTHTRSGGLTSAVRQPGVERPVPVSDKTPVGDYPASPLIATRPQRYSVQLNDQLTTLQQADHWLGQLERALVDYRHAGRRDGSGQAQAATVQSLLEGRMALTGGAVDRQLQPVLQGQPQVHFHAPQLSQALAAGGPQKLLFSVQSGRKTLLTGLNINDGGDAGQTATKISTALRRVGVQPLKGQESFTTAEAHWVQLQNSLAVQREGAGQKTAIPVVAHPAQADTLAAALVSGQQTHSVVQETLSQISGQRQQLAVQQEKVRQRIDDMSRFARSQSAVDASARLAGALDEASHNYEVLAQAINGQANLSKLTVRSLLD comes from the coding sequence ATGCAGGTTGGTTTACAGACTTCAACGCATACCCGTAGCGGCGGACTGACCTCTGCCGTCCGTCAGCCGGGCGTCGAGCGCCCGGTTCCCGTCAGCGATAAAACGCCCGTCGGCGACTACCCGGCGTCGCCGCTGATCGCCACGCGTCCGCAGCGCTACAGCGTACAGCTTAACGATCAGCTCACCACCCTTCAGCAGGCGGATCACTGGCTGGGGCAACTGGAGCGCGCGCTGGTGGATTATCGCCACGCCGGGCGGCGGGATGGCAGCGGCCAGGCGCAGGCCGCCACCGTGCAGTCGCTGCTCGAAGGCCGTATGGCGTTGACCGGCGGCGCGGTGGACAGACAGCTGCAACCGGTGTTACAGGGCCAGCCGCAGGTGCATTTTCACGCGCCGCAGCTGAGCCAGGCGCTGGCCGCGGGCGGCCCGCAGAAACTGCTGTTCAGCGTGCAGAGCGGGCGTAAAACCCTGCTGACCGGGCTGAACATCAACGATGGCGGCGATGCCGGACAAACAGCAACGAAAATCAGCACCGCCTTACGCCGCGTCGGCGTACAGCCGCTGAAAGGGCAGGAGAGCTTTACCACTGCTGAAGCGCACTGGGTGCAGTTGCAAAACAGCCTGGCGGTGCAGCGGGAAGGGGCCGGGCAGAAGACCGCCATTCCGGTCGTCGCGCACCCGGCGCAGGCGGATACCCTCGCCGCAGCGTTGGTCAGCGGGCAGCAAACGCACAGCGTGGTGCAGGAGACGCTCAGCCAGATAAGCGGGCAGCGTCAGCAACTGGCGGTCCAGCAGGAAAAAGTGCGTCAGCGCATTGATGATATGTCGCGTTTTGCCCGGTCACAGAGCGCGGTGGACGCCTCTGCGCGGCTGGCGGGAGCGCTGGATGAGGCCAGCCACAATTATGAGGTGCTGGCGCAGGCGATTAACGGTCAGGCGAACCTGTCAAAACTGACGGTGCGCAGCCTGCTGGATTAA
- the seqA gene encoding replication initiation negative regulator SeqA, with the protein MKTIEVDDELYTYIASHTKHIGESASDILRRMLKFSAAAPSASPVAKAAPAAAVSPVSGVASNPVKDKVRAMRELLLSDEYADQKRAVNRFMLVLSTLYSLDAKGFADATESLHGRTRVYFAEDSKTLLQSGNQTKPKQVPGTPYWVITNTNTGRKCGMIEHIMQSMQFPTELIEKVCGTI; encoded by the coding sequence ATGAAAACGATCGAAGTTGATGATGAACTCTATACCTATATTGCCAGCCACACGAAACACATTGGCGAGAGTGCATCCGACATTTTAAGGCGCATGCTGAAGTTTTCTGCCGCCGCCCCGTCAGCGTCGCCTGTGGCTAAAGCCGCACCGGCTGCCGCTGTCAGCCCTGTCTCTGGCGTCGCATCAAACCCGGTAAAAGATAAAGTCCGCGCGATGCGTGAACTGCTGCTGTCTGACGAATACGCCGATCAGAAGCGCGCGGTTAATCGTTTTATGCTGGTGCTGTCTACACTGTATTCACTGGACGCAAAAGGCTTCGCCGACGCCACCGAGTCATTACATGGCCGTACGCGCGTTTACTTTGCAGAAGATTCGAAAACGCTGCTGCAAAGCGGAAACCAGACCAAACCCAAACAAGTGCCAGGCACACCTTACTGGGTTATCACGAACACTAATACGGGCCGTAAATGCGGCATGATCGAACACATCATGCAGTCGATGCAGTTCCCGACGGAACTGATCGAGAAGGTTTGCGGCACAATTTAA
- the ybfE gene encoding LexA regulated protein, with the protein MAKEQTDRTTLDLFANDRRPGRPKTNPHSRDEQLRINKRNQLKRDKVRGLKRVELKLNADAVEALNELADARDISRSELIEELLLAQLQLLHRQGIV; encoded by the coding sequence ATGGCTAAAGAACAAACGGACCGCACGACACTCGATCTGTTCGCGAATGATCGTCGCCCAGGACGACCGAAAACGAATCCGCATTCGCGTGACGAACAGTTGCGCATTAATAAGCGGAATCAGCTGAAACGCGACAAGGTTCGTGGCCTCAAACGCGTCGAGTTAAAACTGAACGCGGACGCCGTTGAAGCCTTAAACGAACTGGCCGACGCCCGCGATATCAGCCGCAGCGAACTGATTGAAGAGCTGTTGCTGGCTCAGCTACAGCTGCTGCATCGCCAGGGGATAGTCTGA
- the fldA gene encoding flavodoxin FldA, with amino-acid sequence MAITGIFFGSDTGNTENIAKMIQKQLGKDIADVHDIAKSSKEDLEGYDILLLGIPTWYYGEAQCDWDDFFPTLEEVDFNGKLVALFGCGDQEDYAEYFCDALGTIRDIIEPRGATIVGHWPTAGYHFEASKGLADDDHFVGLAIDEDRQPELTAERVEKWVKQISEELHLDEIVNA; translated from the coding sequence ATGGCAATCACAGGCATTTTTTTTGGCAGCGACACGGGTAATACCGAAAACATCGCGAAAATGATCCAGAAGCAGCTGGGTAAAGATATTGCGGATGTGCATGACATCGCCAAGAGCAGCAAAGAAGACCTCGAAGGTTACGACATTCTGCTGCTGGGCATCCCGACCTGGTACTATGGTGAAGCGCAGTGTGACTGGGATGATTTCTTCCCGACGCTGGAAGAAGTCGATTTCAACGGCAAACTGGTCGCCCTGTTCGGCTGTGGCGATCAGGAAGACTATGCGGAATATTTCTGTGATGCGCTGGGCACCATCCGCGACATCATTGAACCGCGCGGCGCGACCATCGTCGGTCACTGGCCGACCGCAGGCTACCATTTCGAAGCCTCTAAAGGTCTGGCGGATGATGATCACTTCGTGGGTCTGGCCATTGATGAAGACCGTCAGCCGGAACTGACCGCTGAACGCGTTGAGAAATGGGTGAAGCAGATTTCTGAAGAACTTCATTTAGATGAGATCGTTAACGCGTGA
- the ybfF gene encoding esterase has translation MKLNSRAQTAQQSHNNSPIVLVHGLFGSLDNLGVLARDLVTDHDVIQVDMRNHGLSARSPEMTYPAMAQDLLDTLDDLQIEKATFIGHSMGGKAVMALTALAPARIDRLVAIDIAPVDYQVRRHDEIFTAINAVTQAQVSTRQQAAAVMREHLDEEGVIQFLLKSWADGAWRFNVPVLWEQYENIVGWTRVPAFDKPTLFIRGGNSPYVTDAYREALLAQFPQARAHVVAGAGHWVHAEKPDAVLRAIRRYLTDSVS, from the coding sequence ATGAAATTGAATAGCCGCGCGCAAACTGCACAACAATCGCACAACAATTCTCCCATCGTCCTTGTTCACGGTCTGTTTGGCAGCCTCGACAACCTCGGGGTGCTGGCACGCGACCTGGTGACTGACCACGACGTCATTCAGGTTGATATGCGTAATCACGGGCTGTCTGCGCGGTCGCCGGAGATGACTTACCCGGCGATGGCGCAGGATCTGCTGGATACGCTGGACGATTTGCAGATCGAAAAAGCCACCTTTATCGGCCACTCGATGGGCGGCAAAGCGGTGATGGCGCTGACCGCGCTGGCACCGGCGCGCATCGATCGACTGGTGGCGATCGATATTGCCCCGGTGGATTACCAGGTGCGCCGCCACGACGAGATTTTCACCGCCATTAATGCGGTGACACAGGCGCAGGTGAGTACCCGCCAGCAGGCCGCCGCCGTGATGCGCGAGCATCTGGACGAAGAAGGCGTGATCCAGTTTTTACTCAAATCCTGGGCTGACGGCGCGTGGCGCTTTAACGTGCCGGTGCTGTGGGAGCAGTATGAGAACATCGTCGGCTGGACCAGAGTGCCGGCTTTCGATAAACCGACGCTGTTCATTCGCGGCGGCAATTCTCCCTATGTCACCGATGCGTATCGCGAGGCGCTGCTTGCGCAGTTCCCGCAGGCGCGGGCGCATGTGGTGGCCGGTGCCGGGCACTGGGTGCATGCGGAAAAACCCGATGCCGTGCTGCGGGCGATCCGCCGCTATCTGACTGATAGCGTCAGTTGA
- the fur gene encoding ferric iron uptake transcriptional regulator, with translation MTDNNTALKKAGLKVTLPRLKILEVLQGPDNHHVSAEDLYKRLIDMGEEIGLATVYRVLNQFDDAGIVTRHNFEGGKSVFELTQQHHHDHLICLDCGKVIEFSDDSIELRQREIAAQHGIRLTNHSLYLYGHCAEGDCREDDTAHDIRK, from the coding sequence ATGACTGACAATAACACCGCACTAAAGAAGGCTGGCCTGAAAGTCACGCTTCCTCGGTTAAAGATCCTTGAAGTACTCCAGGGACCTGACAACCACCATGTCAGTGCGGAAGATTTATACAAACGACTGATCGACATGGGCGAAGAAATTGGCCTGGCGACGGTCTACCGCGTGCTTAACCAGTTCGATGACGCCGGTATTGTAACCCGTCATAATTTCGAAGGCGGCAAATCCGTTTTTGAGCTGACACAGCAGCACCACCACGATCACCTGATTTGTCTCGATTGCGGCAAGGTTATTGAATTCAGCGATGATTCCATTGAATTACGTCAGCGTGAAATCGCGGCGCAGCATGGCATCCGTCTGACCAATCACAGCCTTTACCTCTACGGCCACTGCGCCGAAGGTGACTGCCGCGAAGACGACACCGCGCACGATATTCGCAAGTAA
- the pgm gene encoding phosphoglucomutase (alpha-D-glucose-1,6-bisphosphate-dependent) gives MANHPRAGQPAQQSDLINVAQLTSQYYVLKPEVGHAEHAVKFGTSGHRGSAARHSFNEPHILAIAQAIAENRAKNGITGPCYVGKDTHALSEPAFISVLEVLAANGVDVVVQENNGYTPTPAVSNAILEHNKKGGAQADGIVITPSHNPPEDGGIKYNPPNGGPADTNVTKVVEDRANQLLADGLKDVKRLPLDAALASGHIKEQDLVQPFIEGLAQIVDMAAIQKAGLTLGVDPLGGSGIEYWKRIASHYNLNLTIVNDHVDQTFRFMHLDKDGAIRMDCSSECAMAGLLALRDKFDLAFANDPDYDRHGIVTPAGLMNPNHYLAVAINYLFQHRPQWGKDVAVGKTLVSSAMIDRVVDALGRKLVEVPVGFKWFVDGLYDGSFGFGGEESAGASFLRFDGTPWSTDKDGIIMCLLAAEITAVTGKNPQQHYDELAARFGAPSYNRLQASASSAQKAALSKLSPEMVSADTLAGDPITARLTAAPGNGASIGGLKVMTENGWFAARPSGTEDAYKIYCESFLGEEHRKLIEKEAVEIVSEVLKNA, from the coding sequence ATGGCTAACCACCCACGTGCGGGACAACCTGCACAGCAGAGCGATCTGATTAACGTCGCCCAACTTACCTCGCAGTACTACGTGCTGAAGCCGGAAGTGGGTCATGCAGAACATGCGGTCAAATTCGGAACATCAGGCCATCGTGGCAGCGCTGCCCGTCACAGCTTTAACGAGCCGCACATTCTGGCTATCGCCCAGGCGATCGCGGAAAACCGCGCGAAAAACGGCATTACCGGGCCGTGCTATGTGGGTAAAGACACCCATGCGCTGTCAGAGCCTGCGTTTATCTCCGTGCTGGAAGTGCTGGCGGCCAATGGCGTGGACGTGGTGGTGCAGGAAAATAACGGCTACACGCCGACGCCTGCCGTATCGAATGCGATCCTTGAGCACAACAAAAAGGGTGGCGCTCAGGCCGATGGCATCGTCATTACCCCGTCGCACAACCCGCCGGAAGATGGCGGTATCAAATACAATCCGCCTAACGGTGGTCCGGCCGATACCAACGTCACCAAAGTGGTGGAAGATCGCGCCAACCAGCTGCTGGCCGATGGCCTGAAAGACGTGAAGCGCCTCCCGCTGGATGCGGCGCTGGCATCGGGCCATATTAAAGAACAGGATCTGGTGCAGCCGTTTATCGAAGGGCTGGCGCAGATCGTGGATATGGCAGCGATCCAGAAAGCGGGCCTGACGCTGGGCGTTGATCCGCTGGGCGGCTCCGGTATCGAATACTGGAAACGTATCGCCAGCCACTACAACCTGAATCTGACCATCGTGAACGATCACGTCGATCAGACCTTCCGCTTTATGCACCTCGATAAAGATGGCGCGATCCGCATGGACTGCTCCTCCGAGTGCGCGATGGCGGGCTTGCTGGCACTGCGCGATAAGTTCGATCTGGCGTTTGCCAATGACCCGGATTATGACCGTCACGGTATCGTCACCCCGGCGGGCCTGATGAATCCGAACCATTATCTTGCCGTCGCCATCAACTATTTGTTCCAGCATCGTCCGCAGTGGGGCAAGGATGTCGCCGTCGGTAAAACCCTGGTTTCTTCGGCGATGATCGACCGCGTCGTAGACGCACTGGGCCGTAAGCTGGTGGAAGTGCCGGTGGGCTTTAAATGGTTCGTCGATGGTCTGTACGATGGCAGCTTTGGCTTCGGTGGCGAAGAGAGCGCGGGCGCGTCCTTCCTGCGTTTCGACGGCACGCCGTGGTCAACCGATAAAGACGGCATCATCATGTGCCTGCTGGCCGCAGAAATCACCGCGGTGACCGGCAAAAACCCGCAGCAGCATTACGATGAGCTGGCCGCGCGTTTCGGTGCGCCGAGCTACAACCGTTTGCAGGCGTCTGCGTCGTCGGCGCAAAAAGCCGCGCTGTCTAAGCTGTCGCCGGAAATGGTCAGCGCAGACACCCTGGCAGGCGATCCGATCACTGCACGTCTGACCGCAGCACCGGGTAACGGCGCGTCTATCGGCGGGCTGAAAGTGATGACCGAAAACGGCTGGTTTGCCGCGCGTCCGTCCGGTACGGAAGATGCGTACAAGATTTACTGCGAAAGCTTCCTCGGTGAAGAACACCGTAAGCTGATTGAGAAAGAAGCGGTAGAGATTGTCAGCGAAGTCCTGAAAAACGCGTGA